The region tgcacactcttggacatccgatttttggagattctctctggagttttgaagacttttgaaggccaagaacacttgaagaacatcatatttttacctcttgattcttgcttaatgtttggtacaattttctctaactttttttctttgggtttagccatgcttggctaaactaatcttggttgacttttggttaatcctttgaacttttgttgaatgttgaagaatccatgaacatgtgtttaaatctttatgggaatgttttgtgttttaacatcttgtcactacttgtatgttttagttcatgagtttaaatgtgtttgtggtgattagttggctaatttcttgattaagtaaaggatcctcaaattagcaagcaacaaatgatttttgtgttgtttttgcttcacacaatcataaaaacatttcctccaacatggtggtgaaagcatttgacccctcttggatttggtgactttttggttcttaatgctagttgactttcactaattacatgctatttggaattagtgactttgactaaggaaattgttgtgagcttctctagccatttcaacaattaaaaaaagtctaggtaatctcaagctccttggattactatagccaaattaaggatttaaatcaaagtattgcgccattggattctaatgatatgttcatcaaaagtcaaagtgaggaaactttaagtcaaccatctctccctcattgattttacatcaaactcttatttttgttacatttgtctatttaaatcatagttaattctagtttgtttcaagtatttcaaaacaccaaaccccccccccccccctccattttatttttattgtcattttacaagtacttttacaaagagatttttcatagagttataaattgaaccaatctccgtggattcgatccctttaccactatacactattttagtgtgtaatatttagggttattatttgtgttggcctcgacaaccaccattgggttatgcgtttcttgttgacatgtccaagatgacaatgccacaagcatgctttatccaaaccattggaggaatcaacacacaacacatcatttcctaagttatctacaaccatcacagtttcatatattccattacaaggcaatgcttcaaaataaaatacacaattaagataagcattaatagaacctttttcattatcTAATGAATATCTAAAAGCTTGTAAATATAattcatgaaatgaaatgatgtttcttgccatatctggcgaatagcaacaattgtctaaatctaatcctaatccactattgagcattaaagagtaaattccgatcttggtgacaggcgacaatcttctgttccccatgataaAATTtgtcttcccatgctccacatccttatctcttcttaggccctgcaaatcagaacaaatgtgaaaaccacattctGTATcaagtacaaaataaatggaatgtgatgaatcattagatttaattgtgtaaatacctacgtaggacggcttgatctttccatccttgatggcctaCAGATAATCTGGGtagcttctcttctaatgccctattttgtggcagtagtggaactctgcctcctttgggttagagttgggattagcagaaccaactttggttccattagaagaggtaccatcttgggattttcccttgtggtggctcttttagggagccttcctcttcttacccttccctttcccAATAGATAAAACAGGGGCAGCGGTTGGagcgggagttgatgcaacagacttatccttgagattTCTCTCAGCAGTCCTAACCAAGCCTTTAAGCTTTCTCAAGGTgaactcttccttattcatatggtaggtcatgcggaactggttggaGTAGGGAGGCAGGGcgtgaaggatgatgtcaattgccaactcttcataaaagttaacattcaactttagaagacgatcaacatatctctgcatctttttcagatgagcggtaagggactctccactacCCATTCGGGCAGTGATCATCgaggtgatgatctcatacctctcttgcctcACACTTTAGTGGTACCAGTccaacaagtcttgatgcatctcatagggatacatgtcttcataggacttttggagttcggaagTCATTATCGCTAACATGATacaatggactttcgtggcatcacgctcatgggcctcaaaggaaGCGATCTCTTCGGAGTGGCAGTGTTCATGTCAATATCCTTCAGCTCattgtcaaggacatactctcTTTCCTCGTAACgggtgaccatccttatgtttcggatccaatcgttgaaattgtttccttcgaatatcaccctcccacacaagttcatgagtgagaatgagccggagGAACTTGAGCCAGAATCATTGTTGTTGGTCATGTTCGACATctgaaagggaaaaggaaaaagtttgattagaaaggaatccctaattaaacacccaaatgagaaattagggccaggatcaaacaacattatttacatattagaagagggatgccgtaatctaacatgcaaataacttGAAGGAAAGTGAATGAcgatgacaattcactaattcttcaccatgaaaaacgaaaagaagattaagttttaaatgtattcaaaactcctagatccttttgagattcattaaacctttcaatgacatgtttaaatctcgatatgcccctcaagtttgtgactaggatgccgaagatcacaaagcgggtgtgaataaccatacaaatgtacatggtgccctcattgttacagtcacctattcgatctgccgattaaccacacatgctccatcgaactatgacaaacaatgagtcaccctttgctacattTGCTTGGAAACCAATTAGtttgccgattaaccacacacgctccactaacgtcttaaaaagggtacaaagtgtaatttcatgggattgcatcaattcactttgcctaaagtcAGGCCTGGTTTAGAGTAGGTGCCATATGGGCAATGAAACAGGGCCCAAAATTTTAAGGggaccaaattttttttttatagtatCAGTCAATTCGTCAAGCCCAAGCAATCCAACACCATCGGAATTTCAAAATCATAAATTAGATGTGAAACTTAAAGCGAATTAACGAAGACAGCAGCAAGCGATCGATCATTGTTCAATTCATCATCGATTCATCTTGCTCGTTAAGTCGTTCTCCTTAAAAAAAAAGTCCATTACAGCAATCGTGGAATCATCGAATCAGGGCAGGGAAACAAAAGGGGCAGTGCATCAACCATCGCCCATCAGGTTAGCGACATCGACATACGCACACAACGTGCAATAATCAACAAACATCCTCCATTGAATATCGATACATCAGTTTCTGGGTGAGGGTCAATCACGAGTAGAGTGTTAGACAATTAGAGTATTAGACAATTATCCATTCATGATTTATCTTGTATTCCTATTCATGTAATCAATTTATCAATGATAATGATTCTTCATTCTTGATTCTTGGTCCTGCTATAATAGATAATGAGAAATTAAGGAATGAGGAATAAGGAATTAAAGATTATGAGTTTGTAAATTATAATTCTCAATTCAATTGCATACTTAAATCAGTTGAATACTTGAATGTattatcaaattttcaaattcTTGTGTAATTGTTTAGATAAACTGTTTAATTTTCAGATTCTTGAATATGATTCATGAAttgttaattgtttatttttttatcacTATGACATATTGTCATTATTTCATATTATCATATTGAAATCTGATTGAATGATTCATAATGTTAAATGAAATCAATGAATGATTTTGAAATAGATTATTAGAATCAAAAATTAAATTATGagattatgtttattatataattGTTTATTGTATAATTGTTTATTGTATAATTGAAATCAATGAATTGTTTATTGTATAATTTTTTATTGTATAATTGtttatcaaattatgtttattGTTTGTAAAATTGTAGATATGAAGTCTAAACAACCATCCGGTAGTCAAAAACGTAAAAGAAGAAAACTAAATGAAGAAAAGAGAAAGGTTGACGCCAGTGCTCTAGATACGTTTATCCATATACAACCTACTGAAGAACATGTTGAAGAACATATTGAAGAGCACATTGAAGAGCATGTTGAAGAGCACAttgaagatcatgttgaagagCATGTTGAAGAGCAAGAGCATATAGAAGTAGAAGAGGCAGAAGAGCAAGAGCCCATTAAAGAGCTTGTTGATATATATGATCCAAGAAGGTGGGAAAAACTTAATTCTGAGGAGATGAAACTTTTGGTCCAGAAAGGCCCTAAAAGAGATAATAGTATTATGTATGGTCCCTACGATAAATTTGGTAGACAGTTTTCTGCAGTTTTATATACAACTTTACCAAATTTGGAGAAGTGTGATAGAGAATGGCTAGTATATTCAAAAGGTAAATTGGATGGTGATGGTTATGCAGATTGGCACCATGTCACCACTAGGGTTAAAGAACACGAAATTTCGTTGGGTCATCTTACAAATCGGAATAAGTGGTTTGATATGCGTAAAAGAATGAActtaaatgaaacaattgataaagTTTAATACGAGCAATTCAAGAAAGAAAGAGATTACTGGAAACAAGTCCTTTTGAGAATCATTGCAGTAGTGAAAGTTCTTGCTAAACATAATTTAGCATTTCATGGATCCAATGAAAAGTTGTATAAAAAAAGGTAACTATAAATTGTAATTTTTGTGTTCTAATTCCAACAAATACCTTTTTGTTAATTATTATGACTGATTTCACTTCTTAtttgttaattttatttaatagGTAACGGAAATTTTTTGGGTGTCATTGAAATGTTGGAAGAGTTTGACCCAGTTACCGAAGAGCATGTGCGGTGGATCACAAGTGATGGGCTTCATGTGTATTATCTTGGCCACTTAATCCAAAACAAACTAATATCTTTGCTAGCTCAATATATTAAAAAGAACTTATCAAGAAGATAAAGGAAGCAAAGTACTACTCAATCATACTTGATTGTACTCCCGATTCAAGTCACCAGGAACAGATGACTATAATAGTGAGGTATTTAATGTTATCATATAATTCTGTTGCTGTTGAGGAGTCCTTTTTAGGTTTTTTGAATGTTGATGATACCTCTGGAAAAGGACTATTTGATATTACACTTGAGGAGTTAAAGTCTCTTGGTCTTGAAATTGATGATATGTGTAGTTAAGGCTATGATAATGGAGCAAACATGAAAGGAAAACACCAAGGGGTGCAAAAGAGATTTTTAGATATAAATCCTAGAGCGTTTTACACTCCTTGTGGTTGCCATTCTCTTAATCTAACATTATGTGATATGGCTAACAAGTGTGTTAAAGGAAAGAACTTTTTTGGATTCATCCAACTCATTTATACTATCTTTGCAAATTCTACTAAGAGGTGGGAAATTTTGAAAGATAATGTTAAAGATTGGATTCTTAGGTCATTGTGTCAAACATGTTGGCAAAGCCGGGCTGAGAGTGTAAAGGCTATTAAACTTCAACTTGTGGATGTATGGGAAGCTTTACTTCAAGTTGGAGAAAAAGATAATGATGTTGCAATTGCAAGTGAAGCAACTTCACTAGTAGAAAAAGAACTTGGTGACTTTAAACTTTTGGTATGAAGTACTAAACCATGTGAATATTGTGAGTAAGAAGTTACAATCAAAGGATATGCATCTTGATAATGCTATTACATAAATAAACAAATTGATTGGGTACTTCAAGAATTATAGAGAAACTGGTTTTTCAAAAGCGATTGTTGAAGCTAAGAAGATTTCTATTGAAATGGGTATTGATGCAATATTTCCACAAAAGCGTTTGATTGAAAGGAAAAGAAGGTTTGATGAGAGTTCAACTAGCGAAGAAGTTTCATTTACACCTGCAGAGAACTTTAGAGTCAATTATTTCTTATTCATTGTTGATCAAGCTATTTCTTCTCTTGAGACattttttgaacaattcaaagaaTATGACAAAgtatttggttttttatttccaCATAATTTGAGGGGAATTGAAGATAAAGATCTTAAGGCGTATTGTCATCATCTTGAAAAAGCACTCAAGTTTGAAGAAAGATCGGATATTGATGCCGATGAACTTTATACGGATTGAAATTATTTGAGACATTGGAAACCAATAAGTTTATCAACCCTATAgatgttttgaagtttttgaaagaACTTGATTATTTCCCAAATGCAAGCATTGCATATAGAATATTGTTAACTATTTCAGTAACGGTTGCATCTGCAGAAAGGAGTTTTTCAAAATTGAAGTTTGTGAAATCTTACTTACGCTCCACAATGACACAAGAAAAACTTAGCGGTTTGGCAATGATATCTATCGAGAATTACATCTTAGAGAGTATAGACTATGAAGAGTTGATCAACCAATTTGCAATCAAGAATGCTAGGAGAGCTTCAAGGATTGTCGGTTAGCTATTAGAATATGTAATTACTCATCAAAATACTATGATTTTGCTTTGTTTATTGCTATAAAGTTTATCGtcgttttaataaaaatattagttTATGTAAGTTAATTTGTTACACGTTAAGGCCTAAGGGCCTTTTTTATCCATCTCGTCCTGGGCATTTGAATCCTCAGAACCGGCcctgcctaaagtaactaagattaggaattttgtaaaaacgtttagttactttaataactCATTATAGTTATTAATGAGAAAGGGttaccctatcctacccgtttggctaacgacccttcaccaatcaaggaagcggtgggtgagagtggacacccattaaatggccattttataggccatcaccttatacccctcttagagattggcttcgtgaatcaGGCCTACTAACCGTAAGAATAgcaatttaagttatacatatatacatattaatcttataatataaagtataaggtcgaattttaaacttgtaaaattctagggtttgaaatttaaatagttcaaattaaacattttattcacaaaatttaaatttaaaaacttgaggacaagttttgaacttttcaaaacacaaaggatcaaatagaaaataattttaaattaaacaattaatttaattattatctaaatttgacgTAATCAAGATTATTTACAAGATAGTTTAccaaattaatttaaataatcaacttttatcatataaggaaattattattcaaataattagAAATTAACTTTTGTTTAGGTAAGGATAACTACCCGAAATCACatagaaacaataaaattcggattttattataagaaaaacGATTTCAGCAATTATCCTTAATCAAAACAGCAATAAATCTCTAAATATCCTCTGTCTGATGCTCCGACTCGCCGAcccttatggactcgtcgagttcatcctactcgtcgagtccacaatgggactcgccgagtcagccaagGAAATTGCACAAAAACGATTTTTTTCAagcaagatcaaaacatatagcatcaaatacaattgaaaccagacaaacctctgataccactgatgggtttgatccacaagaacatcatatgtgctcatgcaaacactaatgtttggatctaggtttttctaattgtacatgcattcatccaagactttctaACCCGAGATCTAATGATAATAATGTAACACCCCAAGTCATCCTTTGTAGTGTTGTTCATTCATGAAGAAGGAGATCCTAAGCAAGCTTGGAGTGGTTTGGAGCTTCAAGATCCTGCACTTATTTCAACTTGGAaggcttttggaggtataaagtcgtgACCTTTCCATCTTGTCCTTTAGATCTAGTTAGGGTGTCGTTTTTGTCCCCTTTAGTTAGATCTAGACCCTACCTTGGATGTGAAGCAACGCCAGAGACTGAAATGTCCAAATCTGATCTTTGTAAGCATGCTAAGTGCATAAAGTTTCTAGCTTGGTGGGTAATAAGACTCCATGCACGATTTGAGAACTTTACTTAAGGTCTTAGAGTGAGAAATGAGGTTTTGAGTTCCTGCATAGCATGCaagtcataaagttgccaactttatgacctAGGTCGTTAAAATGTGCTCATATCTGATTTTGGGACGTTGAACCATAGAtaaataagcacttaatggaaagagTTCTTAATCTATTCCTACGTTGGACGTCACTTGGAGAACGCCGCGCGTAAAGCACTGAAACCCGATATGTTGCGCGTACCATggtggtacgcagggcgtacgtacCTCTGATGGACTGGGACTTGTTTTGGGCTCGTAAGCCTTGTGGGCCTTAATCTATCTTTGGGCCTGGCCATATTTCGAGTTAATGGACCAATTGATCTTCCTTGGGCCAGAGGTATTATTGTTGGGCCTTGATGGGCCATGTGGccaattaataattttaaacatGGAACTTCGGACCCGTTAGCCAAGGAAGACTTTTGGGCCATTAGGAAACGACTTTGGGGTTGAGTTTTCAGTTTGGCCATGATCAACTCTAACCTTAGATTAATATTGTTATTGTTCAGCACTAATGGTTTCGGGTTGTTAGGAGAGCAACTTCCTGACTTAGCAGGCgaagtgagtctcctcaccataccgatgggtctaaggtaccaaggccggcccatttcaTGTCATGTAGTATACTAGGCattatatgttttatgttatgatCGATATGTTTGTGATAGATAGTATGCTagttgtttatgtgttatatgcatggaagaccatgggagagcccatggaaaataggtgtaagaccatgtggagagcccatggcatcttggagtaagaccctgggaaTGGCTCCAGGGCATCCACATCTGTCGTATGTATAGTTTGTATGAGATATGCGGATGGCCTaatggttatgatatgttatgtgtatgtgtaagtgcgggtatgctctggggaactcactaagcattagcttacagtttgtggattttttccggtacatctgagcccaagggcaagggcaaggcgtgatggcatgacgtgcactctatctctcttttacTACTACATTTTGGGACACTCAGATGATTTAAGCATGACGTAATAAGTGAGGATTGAAAAAAATTGTGATGGAATTTCATGGTTTATACAATTAtgttattaattaaaaatgaaaatttttatttgaaaaattgggaagttacaagttggtatcagagccttggtttgaatgattcgggcacactctcgggtgtgtcaagactcaaactaaggaaattgtaaatttttttcaaaaaagtaacttaaaaggttttcaaaggaagTGAAAGATGAGAGTACAACACGCAcgatcagccgagccaagtaagtagttccctaaCATGTAGCCATGTTATACTAATATTTGAGATTTGTTGATATGGAACTTGCTAcatgtatgttttaaaattgtGTACGGTTAGGGgcttatagcctcagaatgatttatttggccttatttctagttccttgtttggttgtggttctagggtagagtcttttatACGAAAGTTTATTTGGTCCTTTtctgtgtacaatttgcatgcataaaggtaACATGTTATGATTGGTTCGACTGATATGTGTAGAGCGAGTCCTAGGGCAGCCTAGGATTTGATATGCCATGATCTACAATAGATGAGTAGTTTGGGTTGAGTCAGAATTCGCAAGTGGAACCTCGTgggaaaggtacaggtaggtgtggaaggtagtattgggctcgtactactagaagcacatgacCTGTACCCAAACCCATGTTGTACCTGGAAAGTCTAAAAGGGAAACCAGTTTGGAAGGTTCTTGTTGTAGGCATCCTGATCTTTATGTTTTATGCTTTTTCTTCTTTTTAGTTTAGCATGGTGGTGACACGATCTGGAGCAGGGGGATCGGGATCGAGATCCGATTCGGACAGTGATTTAGAGCCCATTGATGAGAGGTTACGAGAACTTATGGTAGCCGAGgttaccagaggcatccttgatgctaccccagtgatttttgggacggtcaaggaagggatgatggagattatggaggagagacTTAGAGCATTTAGGAGCGAGATTGTTGCGCGCCAGGTTGGGGCATGGACTCCCTcgttccgggagttcaaggcgtgtggagCGCCAGAGTTTCTCGGGGTCAGGGAACCCATTATGAGTCGATGCCGATTGGTGGATATCGAGAACGCCCAGTGCACGAGCTCTTGCCGTGACGCGGCGAAGGTGGGATTTGCTTCTTGTATCATGAGGAACAGAGCCCAAGACTGGTGGGGCTAGGTGACTAGTCAGGTTGGAGCAgccggtgtggctgagatgacgTGGGCCAAGTTTGTTCGATGATTCGATAcggagtttgcaccacctattgaggtgcaacgggTTATGAGAGAGTTTCATGACCTACAGCAGACCAccaagactgtggcggagatcactgccaagtctgGGAACGAGCATTGTTGATCCCACAGTATGCTATGGATGAGGATATGAGGTGGACGAGATATCACTctatgttgagggatgatatccgggagtttgtgagctttaatGGGTGTAAGACTCTGaacgagatggtggagaaggcccgcgagcgggaaaaggatttggagttccGCACTCAGTGGAAGCCAGAGTAGGCACAGATGGCAATAGGTTAGGCCAAAAAGCCTAAGACCACAGACCCTCCTAGCAAGGGCCAGCAGGGCTGGGGCCGGTGTGCTAAGTGTGGCAAATCTCGTGGCGGGGCCTGTCGGGTACTAGGATCGGGATGTTATGCATGTGGCCAATCGGGCCATGTGatcagggattgccccaagaagggcctgatatattttcactacaaccagacggGTCACAAAAGGGCCGACTGTCC is a window of Lactuca sativa cultivar Salinas chromosome 1, Lsat_Salinas_v11, whole genome shotgun sequence DNA encoding:
- the LOC111895064 gene encoding uncharacterized protein LOC111895064; this translates as MKSKQPSGSQKRKRRKLNEEKRKVDASALDTFIHIQPTEEHVEEHIEEHIEEHVEEHIEDHVEEHVEEQEHIEVEEAEEQEPIKELVDIYDPRRWEKLNSEEMKLLVQKGPKRDNSIMYGPYDKFGRQFSAVLYTTLPNLEKCDREWLVYSKGKLDGDGYADWHHVTTRVKEHEISLGHLTNRNKWFDMRKRMNLNETIDKV